ACCTGTTGAAGACCGCCAACCCAACCGCAAAAGTGTCACACAACTGACAAATTGCTATTCCGACGCTTCAAGTCATTATCCATCCGAAGTAGACCGATCAGGGAATTACCCGATTCCACATTGTACCGCTCGGCTTACCACAAGTCACCGTTTGCGTTGAACCCCCACTCCTCCGGCTCACTTTCGACTGTCAGTCCGTCGATTCCCTTCACTTCGTCCCAATATGCTTCCGAAAGAAGGATGTGCTCGAGGTGCAGGCTGTTCGCGATACGAACAATGCGCGCACGCGTTTTGTCGATTTCATTGCACGTCCGCACACAGCACTGGATGCACTCCTTGTCGCTCTCCATGACGAGAGGAACACGCACTCCGCCAAGAACTGTGCAGGTAATTGCATTCGGATACATGGCGGCAAAGTTCAGTTGGCGAAATACGCGTGTTGTTGTCGCGCTTGCATAGCCGAGGCCGATTGCATTGCCGTGTGTTTCGGGGCTCAGATCCAGCACCGCGACTCTCTGTGCATCGATGCCGCCGGTCGCGTAAGGTGTACAGAAGGTTCCCGTAATGTTCGGATCCATGCCGTCGCCGCTGAAATTTTTCCCGATTTGGTCGACAACCAGCACGTCGCACGTATCGACCAAAATGCACGGCATATACGTAAATGCCTCTTTGAGCAGAGGCGGTTCTTTCTCTTCGACATCCTCGGCGGCGACTGCGACAATCTTTACAGTTTCATCAAAAGCGTTTTCAATGGTCGCCAGTCCGAAGAGAATGGGCGCGTGCTTCAGAATCGCTTTGCCGAAGAGGGGGACATTCTTTGCCATGTTTTTGAAGCCCGCTTCATGACAAACCTCGGCTCCGTACTGTTTGCCGAGACCGATTGCCATCATCTTCATGATACCGCTCTCATAGGGGCCGCGGAATGCCGTGTGCGGTTTGATGCGGCAGCTGACAATGATGCCGTCTGACTCCGCCGCGTATTTGTCAATAAAGACATCCCCGCCTTCATCGTTTACCCCGATTTTTTTCACTTCCATCGAGGACAGAATGGGGCATCCGACATAGTCCTCCGTAACATTATATCCGGCAAGGATTTCCGTCTGACCCTCGGCAGTCGCACCGCCGTGGCTCCCCATCGAAGGTACGACAAACGGCTGGGCTCCTTGCTCTTTTACAAAATCAGCAATGCTCTTTGTAATAAGCGCGACATTGGCAACACCGCGCGAACCGGCCGTGATGGCAATGCGCATGCCGGGGCGAATTCTCTGCGCAAGGCGCTTATCCGAGAGTTCCTTTTTCACAATTTCGGGAATCTCATCGACGGAAATGTGTTCATGCGAAAAATTCTGTCGAACGCGAAACATTTTGGGAAGCGCGATATCGCTGACCAATTTTGCAACTATAGGTCGCTCACGTTTTAAAGTATCCAATATATTCTCCCCCTTCTGTGACATATATGATACTTCGCATTTTTGCTCATATTCTGATTATAGCGCAAATTTCATTCCAATGCACCTAGTCTTTCATATAAAATTTACGGAATTATAAAAACAACACATAATTTCAGCTTTTGGAGACATAAATCTTTTCATCATGAATCGGTGTATTTGCAGAGTCCCTCCTTTCATCATTTCTTACCAACCAACAATCCCGAGCCTGCCAGTGCCATCCATCTTGCCTCTGATTTTGACATGAACAATCCGTCCGTCGTATCAATGAGTCGGACATCTTCATATCCCATGTCCTTCAGCTTCCTGACAAATGCCTGCATGTCACCATAGCAAGCTTTGGAGAAAATGTCATGGATGGCAAATGTACCACCCTTTTTCAAAACTCTCAGCGTCTCCAGAAGAAGAGCCTGTCGATCGCCGAAAATGTTATGGTATACATAATTGCTGGTCACTGCGTCAAAGCTCTCCCCCGGAAAGTCGATCCGCTTCGCGTCCCCTCTCTCGAAGCGCACGTTGCTTACCCCTTCCGCGTCGGCATTGCTCTCGCAAAGAGTCTTGTTAAAGGAAGAATATTCCCTGCCCCAACGATCTATTCCGATAAAGAAAGCGTTCGGATTTCTCTTTGCGCACGCGATGGTGAGCGCACCGCTTCCGCATCCGATATCCAGCCCCTTGCCTCCATCCGGAAGCTTCACATGTGTGGATACGCCTTCGATGATCTGCTTGGACATCTGCCGCTTGCCGTCATAGGAAAAAGTGCAGTACAGAAAGATCAGCCAAATAGAAACGCCCAATCCGCCAACAGCCCCGATGAGAAATATGAGAGACAGCACGGTTTTTATCCAGCCCGAGACAATCCCGATGATCCCGAAAAGGATGCATAAAAGAAGTGATATCCCGGTTGCTCCGATAGCGGCAAATATCATCCCTTTCGGTACCCAATTCTTATAATTTGGCTTCATGTTTGACCTTCCTTTCTTAGAGGTATGATTCTTACATCGCTCGCTGTACATCCCCATTCGCCGACGCACATTCGTCTTCTGTCCATTATACTTGATAGTTCTTCTCTTTTGCAAATTTTCGAACTTTGCCTGCTCATGTGTAAGTGTAAAATAGTTCTCGGAGGGGGTTGCAAAAAGAGAAAGTGCACTAGTCAACAAAAACTGGACACAAAAACCTAAAAATTAGTCATTAGAATTGAGATACTGTACATATTCATCGAAGATGTGATACACAGAATATCCATGACCTCCATTCAAAGGACACGTATCAAGGAGCCGCACCTTCGTGCTTTGGCGCGAACTGCTCCCGATACTGCTTCGGCGTAAGGTATCCAAGGGCATATGCAGGGCGCTCCTCGTTGAAGAAGCGGATGTAGTCGGATACCTGAGCGGGGACATTCTCCGGCGAAGTAATATGGAAATCTGTAAAGAGTTCGGCCTTGATCC
This portion of the Selenomonas sp. TAMA-11512 genome encodes:
- a CDS encoding lactate racemase domain-containing protein, encoding MDTLKRERPIVAKLVSDIALPKMFRVRQNFSHEHISVDEIPEIVKKELSDKRLAQRIRPGMRIAITAGSRGVANVALITKSIADFVKEQGAQPFVVPSMGSHGGATAEGQTEILAGYNVTEDYVGCPILSSMEVKKIGVNDEGGDVFIDKYAAESDGIIVSCRIKPHTAFRGPYESGIMKMMAIGLGKQYGAEVCHEAGFKNMAKNVPLFGKAILKHAPILFGLATIENAFDETVKIVAVAAEDVEEKEPPLLKEAFTYMPCILVDTCDVLVVDQIGKNFSGDGMDPNITGTFCTPYATGGIDAQRVAVLDLSPETHGNAIGLGYASATTTRVFRQLNFAAMYPNAITCTVLGGVRVPLVMESDKECIQCCVRTCNEIDKTRARIVRIANSLHLEHILLSEAYWDEVKGIDGLTVESEPEEWGFNANGDLW
- a CDS encoding class I SAM-dependent methyltransferase; the encoded protein is MKPNYKNWVPKGMIFAAIGATGISLLLCILFGIIGIVSGWIKTVLSLIFLIGAVGGLGVSIWLIFLYCTFSYDGKRQMSKQIIEGVSTHVKLPDGGKGLDIGCGSGALTIACAKRNPNAFFIGIDRWGREYSSFNKTLCESNADAEGVSNVRFERGDAKRIDFPGESFDAVTSNYVYHNIFGDRQALLLETLRVLKKGGTFAIHDIFSKACYGDMQAFVRKLKDMGYEDVRLIDTTDGLFMSKSEARWMALAGSGLLVGKK